TCTTCTGATTCGAGGTCAGCCCGCGTTTGATGCGGCCGGGATCGAAAGTCATCGTGAGGCGCTTAAACCCCGGATCCCATAACTCCTGGCTGCGGAGAAAAACACTGTCCATGCCCTGGAGAACTTTGCCCTTCTCATCGAGAACATGCATATATTGCGCAGCGACACCGCGGCTCATCGGAGCCGAGAAATAGATGTACAAGCGGAGTTGGTTGCTCGGTAGAACATCCCCGGAGGGATAGATCTGCACCACGCGGGTGATCGGAGTTGTTTCTTTGGGCGGGCCGTCGAAAGTTTTCTCGACGGGCGCGCCGGCCGGCGGATGGAAAACGGCGCGGTACCGGACTCCTGCGGAAATTGGAAAATTCGGACGGAAGGCGAGAGTGCCTTGTTGTACGGAGTATGTACCAAGAAGTGGAGGCACGTCCCCAACCGCTGCGTATACAGCAAAAAGGGAAGCCCAACCAGCGGCGGGCGGCACGGCGGGAGCCTTCCAGCCGGCGACTTTGAAGCTTGCGCCGTCGAACTGGAGGGATACGGCCTGCCCCGCCGCAGTCATCCCCATCAGGAGGAGGACTGCGGCTGCGGCAAGCGAAGGTCTACAGCGAAACACGGGCAAATTACGGCAGAGCGGTTGTCGATAGATTGACCGGTCCGGCTCCGGCTTTGCCGGTCAGAAGCAGCACGCTGGAATTGTCGATCTGGGCAATGTGGCGCACATCCGAGAGGCCGGAAATCTTGTCATAAGGAACGCCGGCAACATCGGTCACCGTCGGCTCGACGATTGCAGGATACTTCTCGAGGTTATCGGCCTTGAGCTTCACGACGCCGAAAGCGCTGTTGGCGATGAGAATGTACTCGTGGCCATCCTTCTTATAAGGAACCATGTCGAGAGGCTGATTGCCCGCGCCAAGATCAGCGATTTCCACGCCTTTGATCTTCGCGCCCGGCTTCAACTCGCTCACCGGGATCTTCACCAGCGGCGTGCAGGTATAGGCGGCGAGAACGTACTGCTGACCGGAGATCGTGTAAGGAACGAAAGTCCGGATCGGCGACGCCGTTTCATATCGGCCGTGGGAGGAGTGCCAGATCTGGAGAGTGGCGCCCTTCGGGGCAGCGTTAAACGGATAAGGAATCGAGCGCAGAGCCGAAGACCATTCTTCGTTCGACAGGCCGGCCACCATCACGTTGCCGTTGATGTAAGACATGTCTGTGATCGTCTGCATGCGCGGATTCTGGCGGGCGCTGGCATTTGCAACCGGCGCGTCCGCGAGGCTGACGGAGGCATATTTCGCGTTGTCGAGCGGCAGCGCCGAAACTTTGCCGGAGGCATCGACTTTCATGATGAGAGGCATGGCATCCGGGCCGCGGCCGCGCGAAGCCGACAGATAGACGTTCTTGGATACCGGGTTGACCGCGACGAAATTGATCACGATCTGATCCGGCGTAATGCCGACCATGGCTGCGATCTTCGCGTCCACGCCGTCGACGTTGATTTTTACCGGTGCAGCCGGAGCTTTATTGTCCTGTGTATCGATCGCGACGATGGATCCGCCGACGGAGTCCCCGACAAACAGAATGCCGTTCGGCCCGAAAGCCAGTGCACCTGCGGACATGAGCGGGACTTTGCCCGACATCAACTCAGCAGCGGGAGCCGGTTGGCGTGCTGCGGTCAACGTCAGTCCGAGTGCGATGGTCAAACAAACGGCCACCGCCAAACTGATGAGAGTCATTGTTCGACGCATTGTATCTCCTATGTGTAAGGGTTGCGGAAGGTTAACCATATAACACTACCGGGGATAAGGGTCAATAATCCGTTAAAGCGGGAAGTCGTAACGAACGAGTTGCCTGAGGACATTCCCCGCCTTTCCAAGGCGGGGTGGCTGCGCCATCAATAAAACGGCCCGCTCCTTAGCGGCGCAGACGGGGCGGTTAGTAACTTCAAAATCAAAATAAGGTGCGCTGCGCAGTTCGTGACTAACCACCCCGCCCTCTCGTTCTAACGATTTGATCGCTCGGGCACCCCTCCTTGAAAACGGAGGGGAATGGAGCAGTCTCTCAACTCGTCTTAACTTCTCAAATACCCTCATCCTGCAGCACATTCAGGCCGGCGTTCCAGTCGCTGACGTCGATCAATCCCTGTCGGGTTGAAGCACCGCGATGAGTATACGCAAAAGCGGCCGGTGCGGAATTCGTAGCGGACGCATGCGCTACACGTTGCCGATCTTGTCCCAGGCGACCGAAGGAAGCGCCATCGATCGGAGGCGTTCTGCGAACCGCGGGTCCGCTCGCAGGCTGTCCCAATCCGGTGCGACCGCCAGGTGAACAAGTGCTGGATCGCGGAGCGCGATGGCCTGGTCGAGGCAGCCGAACGCTTCATCGAGCCGGTCTGCTGCCCCATACAGAACGGCGCGAAAGGATGCCATCTTCAACAAGATGTCGAAGTCCATTTGCGGGTTCGTTATCTGATCCACCCAGAACCGGCTCACGCCAGGGAGGCCGGCGGTCGCGTACACCTGCTGCATGTCCGCGGTGACCTGCTTCATCACCGCCACTCTCTCTTCGGGAAAGCCCCATGCCATGGCCCGGTTAACCTGGCTGACGGTCCAGGCCGCGAAACTATCGACATCACCGATCTTCCAATAAACCTTCGTAATGAATTGGCTCGCCAGCACATGCTTCGGGTCGATCTCAAGAGCTCGCCGAGCCCAGACTTGCGTCTCGTCGTACTTCCGCTGATGCCAATACGAGATGGCGATCTGCGCCAGAACGCCGGGCGACCGCGGATCGCGTGCGAGCGCCTGCTGCTTGCATCGCAGCCCTTCGTCAAGCCGCCCGAGCGCTTCCTGGAGCGACCCATATTGCAGGAGCGCCTCGGTGTGGTCCGGATTGATCTCGAGCGCACGGCACAGGCTGCGTTGCGCCGCCGTCCAGTCCCACTCGCCCAGAAGTAGGACGGTGCCAAGGGCAACTTGCGCGTCGGCCGATCCGCTGTCCATCGCCAGCGCGCGCAAGGCGGACGCTTTCGCCTCTGTAAACGCTTCCTGGTATGGCACTGCGCGAAACACTGCCTGCAGGCACCATGCGCGGGCCAAGCCGGCGTGCGCAGGTGCATAGGTCGGATCGATCTCGATCGCGGAACGAAAGGCGTCCACGGCGGCCGGCATCTCGAAGAACGAGCCGGACAACAGATGAGACCGGCCGCGTCCGACAAGCTCATAAAGTTCGACGGGACGTGTCACGGCGCTCGATGCGAATGGCTTCTCGCCGCCCGAATCAAACCGGACTGCAGCGATGAAGCGATACCCTGACCGCACGACGGTCTCGATGTAGGCCGGAGGCCGCGTGTCGTCGCCGAGAGCTTTGCGCAGTGCGGCCACGTGAACATTGAGAATACCTTCTTCGACGAACGACTCGGGCCAGACATGCGCCAGCAATTCGTCCTTCGTGACCAGCCGCCCCGACTGCCGCACCAACAAAACCAGCACATCGTAGGTCTTCGGTGACAAGCGAACGGTTTCGCTGCCGCGCAGCAGCCGCCGCTCTCCCACGTCCAGCGTAAATTCTTCGAAATGAAATACTTCCGGGACAGCCATTGAATTTTCGGCCAATCTTAACAAATCCTTCGGGACACGTCACGGCCCCCCTGATAAGGAGTACAGCATGTCTCAGATAGGTGAACCATTGAGAATCATCGAAGTTGAGCCGCTGGAAGAACCGGTACCCGAGAAAGAAGTACCATTCGAGCAGCCAGCCGATCCAGTCAAGGTGCCAGCCTAGTGATCGTCCGAGAACCCATCGTCGGCTGGCGGCAATGGAACTTCATGTATCCGCACTTTCTTGCGAATCTTGGCAACGACACGATCTACGTGCCTCGTGAGAAGATCGAAGCGCACTGTGAACCGTATGCGACCATCGGTAGCTTGGTCCTCCGGAAGGCTCACAGCGAGCAGCAGGCACCACACCTGACTTGTACGTGTGGCATCTATGCCTACAAGGAGAAGCCGAGACTCCTACGTGAGATAAGAAACATCTATTCTGGATGGGCTGCCCAATCGTCTCGCAGGCTCGTCTACGGCGAGATTAACCTATGGGGTAAGGTCATCGAGCATGAGGATGGCTATCGTGCGCAGTTCGGCTATCCCCGGCGGCTCTGGTGCACGCCGGCAATCGAGCCGCTGGCTGGCTGGATTGGTTATGTCTATGGCGTGCCATGCGAACTAATGCCGTCGGGAGACGGCGAAGAAATCAAAAGCAAATCACCAAGGTCGAAGCAAAAGACTATCGTCACGAAATATGCCTGCGGGCATGAACTAACAATCAAAGCGGAATACAAGAATGGGACGTCGTACTGGAGTGACATGAAGAATACCCCGATTTACTATGACGTAGGCTTTTGTCCGAAGTGTTTTGCGCTGAACATCAAAGCACAACGAAAGGAAAGGATTAGCGGAATAAACGGCATGTCTTAATATTCCGGCTCGCGGTTCTGACGGGGACCGAACCACAAAAAGCACAAGGAGCCGAATCCATACTATGACCGCCTTTCAGCCCGTTCCGTCCGCGCCACCTGCCGTAATAGTCTTACATTCGAGCGGATCGCAAGCTGGGCCCCGACTTGCGCGAGTCGACCACAAATTGTCCAGGGAACAGCCCCCGAATGGCGGGCGGTCGCGTGGAATGCGGCGTTCTCGTGAGCCAAACGCCAACCAGCGCAAGCCTGAGAGCCGGAGCAACAACGATTACCGAATTCGCGAGGTTTCTTGGAGATTTTCTCGACCGCCCGTTGGTCGATGAGACCGGCCTGACGGGGACGTTCGATCTGGATTTGCAATTCAGCGCCGTGCGCAGCTCTTTGCCGGGAGAGGCCGTGCCGGGCCGTTTGGGCATTGGGAATGTCGATGAGGTGCAGACCGTTTTTACCGCGATTCAGGAACAACTGGGAGTCAGGCTCGATTCGCAGCGCCAGGCTCGATTCGCAGCGCCAGGTAACGGAAGTATTCGTGGTCGAACGTGTCCCAGAGCCCGCCGAAAATCCTTAGTCGAGGCTGACAATTCCCAAGTTTCAGGTTGTAATCCCGCCGTGCGGCTGACAGTTTTCAAGTTTCAGGTTGCAATGAGGTCGTGCGGCTGACAGTTGCCAAGTTTCAGATTGCAACGCGGCCATGCAGCTAACGGTTTTCAAGTTTCAGGTTGCAATCCGGCCGTGCAGCTGACAGTTTCCAAGTTTCAGGTTGCAATGCGGTCGTGCAGCTGACGGTTTTCAAGTTTCAGCTTGTAATCCCGCCGTGCAGCTGACAGTTGCCAAGTTTCAGGCTGCAATCCGGCCGTGCAGCTGACGGTTTTCAAGTTTCAGGTTGCAATCCGGTCGTGCAGCTGACAGTTTCCAAGTTTCAGGTTGCAATGCGGCCCTGCAGTTGGCAGTTTTCAACGTTCAGGAAGCAATCCCGTCCTGCAGCGCAGCTGAGATTTTCCAACGTGACTCCGAACCCATGAAATCCTTAGTCGAGAAGCCGGAGAGCTTCGGCGTTCACCCAACCCTGATCAGGGAATCCACGCGCCCATTCGGGGGGACTTACACGGCGAACCTCGTGCCAATGAGGTTTTTCGATCCAGTCCAGGAATTTTCGCAGGTTCGCGCGCACATCTTTCGCGGCGCCGTGTTGCAACAGGGTGGCGGTTATGCCGTTATCCGCCAGGGGCCGGAAACCATTGAACAGTGCTGTGTGGCCGCCGAAACCGTCGGCATCAACGTTGGCGCGGCCATTGACGTCGGCGCCATGCGCCCGGAGCCAATCGAGATCTTGCCTTCACGGAAGTCGACGGCGAGGCAAATGACCAAATTCAATTGGGTAATCTGGTCGTCTGGTCGTTTGACAAGTACATCTGACATTCGACATGGGACATTTGACGTTTGACAGCCTGGCGAGCTCAGCCACCATCGTACTGCAAAACATTCAGACCGGCGTTCCAGTCGCTGACGTAGATTAAACCGTCGGTCGTGACATATATATCCGCGGCTTTGGCGGCGAGGGCGACATTCGGGCGGGGATCAATCAACTTCTTCGGCGCCGGAGGGATCCAGGATGCGATCTCTTTCGGAGCGAACTGATCCTTGATATCGAAGACGCGAACGCCGGCATTGTTGTACGTCGCAAAGATCGTCTGCTCGCTTTGGTAACTGCCGGGGCGGTTTTCATGAAGATTGTGCGGGCCGAAGGTGCCCAGTGCGCAGAAGTCTCGTTCCTTAGGCGTCGGCATCGTGGCAATAGGAACCGGATTTTCCGGTGCGCGAACGTCCACCACGAACGTATAAAACAGTCCTTTGGCGCACATCTCGGCATTGGCTTCATCCGCGACGATGACCAGGTCGCGGCCCGGCAGCGGCAGCGCCGTGTGCGTGCCCCCGGGAAACGGCGGCGACCAGTTGACCCGGCCGAGCAGTTTCGGATTCGCCTTATCAGTCAGATCGTGCACGGTCAGCCCGCCGTCGCGCCAGGCTCCGTAGCCACGGTTCCCCGCGGTCAGCATGTGATGCAGCGCGACACGCTTTCCGGGCGCCAGCGTCGAGGCCTCTCCCGCGGCCCGGTTCATTCCCGGCAGCCACCAGCGCGAAACAATTTCCGGCTTCGTGATGTTCTGAAGATCCACGATGCATAGGATGTGATCCGTGAAACCGTCGAAATGTGCCGCGACGTAGGCGTAACGCCCTCCCGGCCACCACAGTCTGTTGATGCCGAGGCCGGGCATCTCCAGGAAGGCGATCTCCTTCATCGCAGGCGGTCGAGAGATATTGTGAATGCTCAAGCCGGAGCGGAATTTCTTCCGGTTCGTAATGCTGTCCGCGAGCGCATTTTCAAAATAGCCGCGCAGATTGTCGTACGACTGCATGGCGACAATATTGGCGCCGTTCGCCAGCAGCAAGAGATCTTCCGCAACCTGCAAATGGTGGGTACGCGTGTAATCGCCGCCGGTGAAAAAACCGACGGGCTTGAGATGCCGTGGGTCGCTCGCATCGAGAGTCGTCAGGCCGTTGCTGAACATGTGCCCGACATACAGATGATTCCGGTTCAGCATGATCTGCACGCTGTCCGGCCTGCCGCTGATGTCGCTGTACGAAATGTGGCGGATGCCGCGTCCGATCCCCTGTGGAGGCACCAGCGTCTGTTCCACGGAACGTCCGGACTGAGGAAGATACAAAGACGCCGCGAGACCGAACATTGTTTTCATCTGCTCGCGGCGGGTCATCGATTTCTACTTTGCCGGTTTCTCTTCGGTCTTGAGGAAGTCGTTAAAGGTGCCGTTGTCCTCGCAGATCAATTCGGTAATGTTCCAGCCCTTGCGCAACTGAAAGGTCAGCTCGGAAGTCCACGGCTTGGTGTAGGCCTTCGGGTCTTCGATCGTGAGATTGATCTTCAAGGTGTTCGCATCGACGCGGCGGAAACGCTCGACAACATGCATGTCTTCGCTGTGGGGATGGCCGGCGCGATCGAGCCAGGTCTTGTCGTTGAAGCCGATGGTGTCGGCCACGAGCGTATCGCCTTCCCATTTACCGATCGAGTCTCCCATCCATGTCGGCCCCAGGTCGGTGGAGTGTTTTCTTCCGTCGGTGAAGATCTGGCGGACAAAGTGATTGAACTCGTAGACCATCAGGATGCGTCCCGGCGTCTGAATGATTTCCATCGGAAACGGGTGAAGGTAGATGCGCGGAACGCCGGGAGGGAAGCATCCGATCGTGTCACCCGTCGTGGGATTGACGGGGTCATTGGAATCCGCGACGCCGTCGGGTCCGAACGACGGCTTGTTGCCTTTCATTTTTTCAACAGCCCACGGCGTCATCGGAGGTATCTGCGCCATGAACGTCGAACTGAGATATCGCGTGGCCGGCGTGCTCCGGATAAACCAGACTCCCGACATGTCCGGCTCGGCGGCGAAGGCGCTGGCTGCCGCCGCAGCAATGACGAATACAAACCCGATGGCCCGTTGACGCATATTCAACTCCATTACCGTTATTCGAGATCGCTCGGCAACGGTTGTCCCTTCAGAACGACTTTCGTAATGCGGATCGCATTGCCGCCGTCTTTAGCCGGATAACCGGTCAGCGAAATGGCATCTCCGGACTTCATGATGTCCTTGTTCCAGCCGACACGAACCAGACGATTCGGGCTGGTCAATTCGCCCTGCCACTTCCGCACCGTGCCACTCTCATCTTTAGCAGTCATGTAGATCAGCACATGAGGATTCACAAAATGGAACTCCGTCACGTTGCCGGTCACCGTGATCTGCTTCGAGGTTTCGTAGGCCGCGGCCGAGTGGTGGGCCAGAAGGAACGCAGGAAGCAAAAAAAGGCTGCCGGCGATAAAAGAAAGTCTCGCTTTCATATAAGGATGCCTCCGTGCCGTTTATTCTATTGGAAGTTGGATCATTAGAGGTTTCTGCATTTCAAATTTAAAATGAAAAAACCTCGAATGATGCAACTTGCAATAATTTCTCCGTTTGCTTCCTTCTCTAACCAGCCAGCCGCAAAAGCTTGATCAGGTTTCCGCCGAGGATCGCTTCCTTTTCAGTGTCTTTCAGATATGTGGCCTGGAGAATCAGGTCGACCGGCGCGGGCCAGTTGTAGGGAACATCGGTTCCGTAGACAATCTGGCTCGATCCGACTTCCGCAACCAGATGCCGCAAGCCTTCATCGCTGAAAATCATGGAATCCACGAGAATCTGCTGTTTGAAGTACTCCCGCAGGTGTCTTTTATTCCCGCAATTGGCGATCTGAGTTCGGCCGGTTCCCGGCAGCTGGACGTCACACGCGACATCGGTGCGGCCCAGATATGAAGTCAGGTATCCGCCGGCGTGGGCGGCGCAGATCTTCACGCGGGGAAAGCGATCGAGAGCGCCATCGAAAATCATGCGGGAGAGGAAGTACGTGGTCTCGAGCGGATTGCCGATGACATTTCCGAAATCGCCCAGCGCGCGGTCTTTGACGATATTTGCGGCATTCTGAGGGTGGACGAAGACCAGAACTCCGAGTTCCTGCACCTTTGTCCAGAAAGGATCGTATTTTGGCGACGACGGAATCTCGCCCGCCACGTGGCCGCCGATACCGACGCCGCGCAGCCCAAGCTTCGTGACCGCTTCATCCAGTTGCTCCGCCGCCATATCGGGATGCTGTAAGGCGACGGATGCCAGACCGGCAAAGCGCTCGGAGTGTGCTTTGCACCAGTCGGAGAGTCTCCCGTTCTGAGTTTGGATGATCCGCCGCGCCAGCTCGCGGTCTGTTTCGTACCACCACGCGCCTTGATGACTGAGAACCTGAATGTCGATCCCTTGCTGATCGAGAACCTGCAGCCGCTGAGGTCCCAGCACCAGCGGCCCGTTCATGTTGTCGGTGATATTGGGAGCGAGTTTCGTATCCTTGATGAGATTCAATTCTTCAGGCGCAATGAAGTGGCCGTGGATATCGACCACCTTGACACGCTTCCTGCCGACCGACACCTGCCGCCGCACGGGTGCAAGGCCCTGCGCGAAGACAGCTCCGCACATCACGCGAGCGGCAACTTGGATGAAATCCCGGCGGCTTTGCATGGAAGGCTCCTTGTCCGGCGGGCTGATGGTATAACAAATTCCGTGCGACGACGTAGTCGCGTTTGAGCGGGATCAGGCTGCAGTGCTGCTCTGGCGACTCCAGCGCTGGAATCGATTCAGCAGTGCTGCTTCGGCGCTTCCAAGGCTGGAATTCGGTTAACAGTGCTGCTGTTTCGGTTGCAGCGTTGGAGTTGAATCAGCGGCGCTGCTGTCTGAACTCCAGTCTTGGAATCGATTAAGCAGTCCTGCTGTGGTGTTTCCAGCGCTGGAAACAATTTAGCAGTGTTGCTCCGGTGGGAGCAGTCTTGCAAACGATGGAGCAGCACTGCTGCGGCGGGAGCAGTCCTGGAAAGGCGTGAGCAGCACTGCTCCCGCCGGAACAGCGTTGGAAACGATTTAGCAGTGCTATTCCGGCGGGAGCAGTCCTGGTAAGGACTCAGCAGTGTTGCTCCGGCATTTCCTGCACAGCAGCGAAATCGCGCCTACAGCAGAGCGACCGCAACCTGTAAGTTGCGCACCGCAACCTATAGGTTGCGTTTTTCGCCGGGCCTCTTCTTGTCGACATTTGCAAGTTGCTGATTTTCAAGGACTGGCATTCGAACGGGCGATTGGTACGGCCCGTGCCCTTAGGATGCCGTTCGTTGGAATTCAATCGCGGGCTGCGGCCCGCAGAAAGGAGAAAGCTATGACACAGACGACACCGATCAAAGCCACGCTGGGTTTCAAGAAAAACTCAGCCAAGGATGTTCTGGCGCGTGTGAACGCGGTCCTCGGTGGGATTTTCACGGATACGGACGACTACCCGAATCCGCCCATCGATCAGGCGACACTGAAATCGCAAGCCGACGCACTGTCGGCCGGCATTTCGGCGGCGCTCGACGGCGGCAAGAAAGCCATTGCCGAACGGGAACATCAGAAAGCCGTTGTCATCAAGTCCTTGCGTCAAATCGGACAGTACGCCGAGGCGAACTGCAAGGACGAGATAACGATCTTTCTGAAGAGCGGATACAACGCGGTCTCTTCGACGCGTACTCCGGCTGTGCCGCTGTCTGCAGCCTTCCGGAAGATCGTTCCGGGCGGCAACAGCGGCCAGATTCTGGTGACGCTCGTGGCCCAGGCCGCCGCGTTCAGTTATGTATTGCGCTGGGCTCCGGCCGCGGCGGGCGGAACGCTCGGCACCTGGATCGAGCAGCCGGTGGGCAACACTCGTCCGCCGGCGCTGGTAGCCGGGTTGATCCCGGGCACGACCTACGTTTTTCAGGTTCGTGCCGTCACGAAGGCCGGTTATTCCGACTGGAGTGACTCCGTCACGCGGATCGCCACTTAGATCCGTTTGACCATTGCAGGGGGAAGGGAGTGTGCCTCCATCCCCCATGCAAAGTCAGTTTGCAGAAGGTTTCTGAAGGCTGTCGATGATGAGCATCTCCACCGGCCCTTTCGTGGACTGTAATTTCAAACCGAGCTGTTCCTCGATCGCAGTGATGAGCGAAGGGCCGGCGGGATCGCCCGGCGGAGGAGGCGGTGGCGCTGCATTGCCGCGCGGTTCAAACGGCAGTGGAGTGCTGAATACGTCGGGAGTCCACTGGAGATGGAAGTCATAGAGTCCCGGCAGTCCGGTTTTATCGATCGCCCGTCTGCCCGCGAGCTGACCAATCGTCAAAACGGCGTTTTCCATCGAAACCGCTGCGCCTTGAAAATCGCCTCGCGCCATTCGCATACCTCCGCGGGGAGCAGTTCCGGGGCGCGGCGGTCCGTCGCCAGGCGCAGGCGGCGTTTGATCCTCGGACAGCTTCATCTTCAGTCCACCCTTCGCAACTGTGACCTCATACATGGGCACCTCGCGGATCTCTCGATGGACCTTCATCTGGAACCGGTCCTCCAGCAGGGATTGGACCATCAGATTGATCGTGTCCGGTTTAGTGAAATCCGGCAGTTTTGTTCGCGGCGGCACAGAACCTTCGGGAGCTTTTGCTTCGATGTCCCAGAGGTCCGTATCGGCCCAGGCTGGCTTCGCCGAAAAGTCGACTCGCGTTCCAGGATAGGCGTATCCGATCAGGACGGTGAGCGGCACGCCGGTCGCGACGAATCGTCCGCCTGGCTCGTCACCAACATGTGGCCGCGCGGTGGAATTGCCTTTGATGGATGCGATCTCAAACGATGGCCTCGCTGGAGCGGCCGTTTGCGACAACGCAGAAATTGCGGCAGCGACCATAACGATGATGAATTTCATGAAGATCTCCCGACTAACGATGCCGGTTTCTGGCCAGCGTCATCGAGGCCAGGCCCAGCCGGCCTAACGGCATAGTGGAAACAGCGACAAGAATCAGCAGAAGCCGAAGACGATTCACGTCGGGAGGCAGCAGCGGCCGAAGCCCGTTCCATATCAGGATGGCGAGGGCGATCAGGCAACACGTGCCGCAAATCCAGACGATCAGGTATTGCCGGAGCTGTTTCGCCGGCACGCCGCGCCAGGCCACAACAGACAAACCGAATTTAACGATCAGGGCTGCGACGGCGATCCACAACCCGGCCGTCAGAACGTCTTCGCGTTTCTGGAAGATCCATGCGAACAGAGACTGTTTATTCTGTCCGATCACGGCCAGACCGATGAGCCCGACGACCGGCAATACCGCATAAGGTATCGCCGACGAGGCATAAAACATTCGGTTGCCCCAGAGGCCCAGCCAAA
This DNA window, taken from Terriglobia bacterium, encodes the following:
- a CDS encoding fibronectin type III domain-containing protein translates to MTQTTPIKATLGFKKNSAKDVLARVNAVLGGIFTDTDDYPNPPIDQATLKSQADALSAGISAALDGGKKAIAEREHQKAVVIKSLRQIGQYAEANCKDEITIFLKSGYNAVSSTRTPAVPLSAAFRKIVPGGNSGQILVTLVAQAAAFSYVLRWAPAAAGGTLGTWIEQPVGNTRPPALVAGLIPGTTYVFQVRAVTKAGYSDWSDSVTRIAT
- a CDS encoding TIGR03435 family protein encodes the protein MKFIIVMVAAAISALSQTAAPARPSFEIASIKGNSTARPHVGDEPGGRFVATGVPLTVLIGYAYPGTRVDFSAKPAWADTDLWDIEAKAPEGSVPPRTKLPDFTKPDTINLMVQSLLEDRFQMKVHREIREVPMYEVTVAKGGLKMKLSEDQTPPAPGDGPPRPGTAPRGGMRMARGDFQGAAVSMENAVLTIGQLAGRRAIDKTGLPGLYDFHLQWTPDVFSTPLPFEPRGNAAPPPPPPGDPAGPSLITAIEEQLGLKLQSTKGPVEMLIIDSLQKPSAN
- a CDS encoding DUF6152 family protein, whose translation is MKARLSFIAGSLFLLPAFLLAHHSAAAYETSKQITVTGNVTEFHFVNPHVLIYMTAKDESGTVRKWQGELTSPNRLVRVGWNKDIMKSGDAISLTGYPAKDGGNAIRITKVVLKGQPLPSDLE
- a CDS encoding winged helix-turn-helix domain-containing protein, whose translation is MAENSMAVPEVFHFEEFTLDVGERRLLRGSETVRLSPKTYDVLVLLVRQSGRLVTKDELLAHVWPESFVEEGILNVHVAALRKALGDDTRPPAYIETVVRSGYRFIAAVRFDSGGEKPFASSAVTRPVELYELVGRGRSHLLSGSFFEMPAAVDAFRSAIEIDPTYAPAHAGLARAWCLQAVFRAVPYQEAFTEAKASALRALAMDSGSADAQVALGTVLLLGEWDWTAAQRSLCRALEINPDHTEALLQYGSLQEALGRLDEGLRCKQQALARDPRSPGVLAQIAISYWHQRKYDETQVWARRALEIDPKHVLASQFITKVYWKIGDVDSFAAWTVSQVNRAMAWGFPEERVAVMKQVTADMQQVYATAGLPGVSRFWVDQITNPQMDFDILLKMASFRAVLYGAADRLDEAFGCLDQAIALRDPALVHLAVAPDWDSLRADPRFAERLRSMALPSVAWDKIGNV
- a CDS encoding TIGR03435 family protein — translated: MRESTTNCPGNSPRMAGGRVECGVLVSQTPTSASLRAGATTITEFARFLGDFLDRPLVDETGLTGTFDLDLQFSAVRSSLPGEAVPGRLGIGNVDEVQTVFTAIQEQLGVRLDSQRQARFAAPGNGSIRGRTCPRARRKSLVEADNSQVSGCNPAVRLTVFKFQVAMRSCG
- a CDS encoding amidohydrolase family protein is translated as MQSRRDFIQVAARVMCGAVFAQGLAPVRRQVSVGRKRVKVVDIHGHFIAPEELNLIKDTKLAPNITDNMNGPLVLGPQRLQVLDQQGIDIQVLSHQGAWWYETDRELARRIIQTQNGRLSDWCKAHSERFAGLASVALQHPDMAAEQLDEAVTKLGLRGVGIGGHVAGEIPSSPKYDPFWTKVQELGVLVFVHPQNAANIVKDRALGDFGNVIGNPLETTYFLSRMIFDGALDRFPRVKICAAHAGGYLTSYLGRTDVACDVQLPGTGRTQIANCGNKRHLREYFKQQILVDSMIFSDEGLRHLVAEVGSSQIVYGTDVPYNWPAPVDLILQATYLKDTEKEAILGGNLIKLLRLAG